A stretch of DNA from Plasmodium brasilianum strain Bolivian I chromosome 3, whole genome shotgun sequence:
attttatgtaaaattttatcttCATCTGGATTAAAACTTCTTTCCATTAATCTTTTTTCAGTTAAATCAAGTAAATTTAAGTGACGCTTTTCATAATttgaaaaggaagaaaattcATTGTCTTCCTGCTTCTTCTCACAGTCTTCTTCCTTACTTTTTgcgaaaaaattattagtatttacattaaaaatatcaacATGGTCATGggcaaaattattattgatGTAATTTGGATTTATTTCTTcaatccatttttttttcgcatATTTATCTTCTACCAGAAAATCGTTAGACAAGTTTTTGCTTTCGTGTGCCCCCTTTATAACTCCGCTATGGTTACCCTTCATATGGTTAGAAGCATTgccattattactattattattattattattattattattattactattattactattattactattactattattattattactattattactattactattattattattattattattactattattactattattactattattactattattactattattactattattattatcattattatcaatatcattattattagcgttattactactattatcgacgttattatttttatcgatattattatcattacaattattattagtgttatttttgttatcttTATGACTATCACACCTAAAATCACTGTTCATCCACTGAAAGGAATGTTCTTCTTTCTTTGTGTTTACATAATGGTGCACCAACTCTTTCTCATACATTTCTGTATGctttaaattattgttttcatatattttatctttgtTTGACATGCTTCTATTATCCTTGATGCTTATATCAATGGTACTTCTATCAACGATGCTGCTATCAACGATGCTGCTATCAACGATGCTGCTATCAACGACGCTACTACCAATGATGTTGCTATCAACGATGATATTATCTATGGTATCATCGAGctcttcattttgttttttattcccCCAATTAGTTCTATTTAAGCATTTCCCGTTATTTGCGGTAGAAATTGAATTTTGACCTGACTTGTTCACATTTTCAACATTTGTCACACAGTGGACATCATCTACCCCTCGAACGTTGTTCATTTTTAGTTCTCCACATTTTCCACTTATCCATTCACCTCTTCCACcattgttataatttattaaaaaattatttttttctaaaaaaaaagataaattattCCTACTATTCGAACGGATATTCATGCAACTTCTTACATTCTCATAATtacttttatcttttttatttgatacGTCATTCCTTTTATAATTAAGGCATAAATTCCATTCACAGTTCATTTGCATACATTGGTCTCTTCCATTATTTAACATGTTTTCCTTTGTATACTTATCACTGTCCACaatgtttaaattttttacctCATTCTTATCATAAACAAATTTACCATGAACATTTACAATGTCATTTATATAAGCctctttatttaaatagtTACCATTCATTTTTGCTGAGAAAGTTATATTACTATCCTTAGGAAGAGTTACATTCGATTTGATAATATTCTTTCttgaaatttttctttttttctgtttcgtATTATCATCAAGATCAAGGCTGTAATCATGCTTTCCCTCAGTTGTCTCATTATAGTTAACCCCCTTATGCTCTTCTCTATTCCTAACATTTGCAGCTATGCCTTTACCATTTAAACTTGGCAAATTATTCCCTTTAATCAATTTATTAAACCTTGTGAAGTTGTAAAAACTTGTGCTCCTGTCAAACAAATACTGCTCACGAAATGATTCTTTTAACACATTCTTATCAAAGATATTTCTGTTAATAAAAGCGTTTTTCCCCTCGTCTTCCATAGGGTATGGTAAACCACAGTTCTTCCCTGTATCCCATGCTCCGTTGAAGTGGCTTTTGTTCATCTGGTTGTGACTCTGGTATCCTGTTGCATCGCTCATCTGGTATCCTATCACATCTGGCACCTGATTTCCTATCGTGTTGTTCACCTGGTTGTTCATCTTACTGTTCATTCTAATTTTATCCTTTGATCTATTAACTTTGTATACATTGTGAACATTACTAACCACTATTTCctcattaatatttcttccaCTGTTAAACCCGGAAAAATTGTATTCCCCGTTGAAGTTATGTGTGCTGTCAAATCCACTAATATTGTTAGGGTAATATGCACAATTTAaactattaaaatatatgctaTTTTTCCCATTGACTATATTGGCAGTATTCTCCAATGCACTAGCCTCATTAGAcgttttcatataattatagtTTACATTACTATTTGTGTTATTGTTTGAATCGAcgtaattaaaagaattataaatattatttaaattactaTTGCCATTGTTTATATCACTTGTCTTCGACAATGAGATGTCTATTGTGTTTCTACTGTGATATTCATCAAGATCCGTATTAATAATAccaaaatttttacaatattcatttttcgtaaatatataattatttattttatcatttccaTATGGAGCAATATCACCTGTTGATATTCCTTCTACATTCCCcccatttttataaatcaaacttacaattttatttttactgttattattattttcactattattattgttattattattttcactattattattgttattattattttcactattattattgttattgttattttcactattattattgttattgttattttcactattattattgttattgttattttcattattattattgttattgttattttcattcatattgttattactgttaGATGTATGACCCTTGGAGCGCGAGAAACAGATAGGTGACACGTTCTCACAATTAACCGTCGATGGCATCCTCTCCCCCCTTAAATACTTCTTAACTGGTGCTTTGTATTTCTTGTTATCtgcattattattcatttcccctttactcttttttagccttaaattatttttccttttttgtacTTTTAATCTACTCCTCACAGCTAATTCTCTCGCTGTTAAGAAGCCATATCTATAAACTGAGAAgcactctttttttttatatccatATGCACACCATCTTTTTTGTCTTATATCAAAATGAACACCTTTCATCTTAGGTATTTTCATTActtcattataataatttatattattatcttcattcgaatttttcttattaaaatttttgaacttataggaatatttttctactcttttttgtttgttaattaacttttttacACATGTATTATTAGAAAATTGTATACCTGTACTACCATTAGAAGGATCGTCACCCTTACGTAAAAATAGTACATCCAAggtattactattattgttatcattattactgCTACAATTCCCGCAATTAGAATTAGTTGTCTTTCCATTTTGAATATCATTATTCATCTTTTCGTCAACACATACTTTTGccaatttttttccttcgcTATATTTTAGGTCACTATTACTTTGGGGTGTATTTATTAagtactttcttttttttttattttgattggTGCTTTTATCCatacttttatttgttcttttatttaaacttttatttGTGCTTCTATACGggcttttgtttttatttatacttgcttcattttttaaatcataatTAATGTCGTCTATTCCTTCTATATTGTACATGACTCCGCTCACTACACTACTGCGATCATCCGTATCCTTATATATTTCACATTTTCGCTCTTTTTTCTTCGTATTATTAGTATTAGTTTTGCTAATACCTGTTCCAATGTCCGTCAACAAAGACCTGTTTTTACTTGTAATATTGCATCCTTTTATCTCATCACTGCAGCTATAACCCCCTGGTGTATTATCAAGAAACTTATAGTAGTATATATTGTTGCAGTCAAAAGGAACAGcgtaattattattcatgTTCATGTACTCTCCTTTGGTGGTAGAGATATTATTATCCCACTTCTTGCCATTTTGATTTGTGCAAATGGAATTGCTTACAACTGTGCCTTCTTCCTTATTTTTAACTGAACTGAAAAAGTAGTTCATTGTATTCTTCgctttttctaaatatgGGCACcttgtttttaatattgcGCTCTTCGCAGTTATCTTGCCTTGGGGGCAATATGcactttttttatccttttcaaATGAAGCAAtatcattcattttttgatatatatttctacTTTTTCCACCTAtgtttacttcttttttgttGCTTGTTTCTTGACTTCTTATCATATTCGTACTGCTTTTATGTACAAGTTTATGATCACTCTCCTCATCTGTGTTCGTTATTCTTTCTCTTGTTGAAAATTCGTCTTTATTtgagtaattttttatttgatcaTTTTCAAAATACACATTTTTGTTCGTTTTTATTAAACTATTAAAATGTTCAGAAAAATGGGTAGCCGTTGAAGCTCTAGTTAACGCATAAGAATCTTTTTCACTTCTGTCgtttttaaatacatttaattctATGTTTTCGTTACTAAGGAATTCATTGTCCTTTCCCGGTGAGTTAGACTTGTTGCTGTTGTTGCTGTTGTTGCTGTAGATACTGTTACTGATGTTACTTGTgttgttattctttttacttCTGCTCCTGCTGTTATTACTCCTGTTTCTGTTATTGTTACTCCTGTTTCTGTTATTGTTACTCCTGTTTCTTTTATTGTTACTCCTGTTCCCTTTGTTGTTACTCCTGTTCCCTTTGTTGTTACTCCTGCTCCTATTGTTGTTGCTTGTTCtgccattattattactactattgttTCCGATAATATTATCCTCTTCTAGACAGTTCATTCTCGTAGTTTGTGAATTGTTTTTTATGTCACTAATATTTGGAAGGCTTTCATTTGGGATTCTAACaatatctttaatatatttatttattgctACATTTCCCCCATTTTCCAGGTAACTACTACTGTTACTATAATTATTGTTGATGTTATTACTATAACAACTGTTGATGTTATTACTATAACAACTGTTGATGTTATTACTATAACTACTGTTGATGTTATTACTATAACAACTGTTGATGTTACTACTATAATTACTGTTGCTGTTATTcgtataattattattattgttatttattcCCCTGTCCTCAAGCACGTGATAAGAGCGAGTGTATTCATCTACATATTTATTCGTGCCATTAAAACTAGATCTCAAATTCGAACTATATAATCCCCTTATACTGTCAATTTCATGCCTATTTTCCTCCATAATATCCATTCTGTTAATATCACTTTTTATGTTCCTATCATTTGAATTGTTAACATAACTACAGCTATAATGTTGTACATAGTTACACTTATTTGAAATGTCTTCATCTTCAACTCCTTCAAATGTCCTACTGGAATATTCATCATATGCTGGACCCACTTCGCTGAAGTTTTtgttatcatttaaaattttatcacTATAGAGATTGTTCCTGTTACTTGTCTTTCTTCTGTAATGCCCATGATGAGGGCTTCTACCGGAAGGCACGTCATTACTACTACTGTTTCCAATATAATCCGCGTTGCACGTGTCGCCAACGTCGGAAATATTATTCTGACATTTTCCACCATTCATTAAGAAGTTTACATCATATacctcatttttattattaatgttgTTGTTCATGTGGTTCATGTTGTTCATGTGATTCATGTTGTTCATGTGATTCATGTTGTTCATGTGATTCATGTTGTTCATGTGGTTCATGTTGTTCATGTTGTTCATGTGGTTCATGTTGTTCATGTGGTTCATGTTGTTCATGTGGTTCATGTTGTTCATGTTGTTCATGTTCATGTTGTTCATGTTCATGTTGTTCATGTTCATGTTGTTCATGTTCATGTGGTTCATGTTGTCCATGTTGTTCATGTGGTTCATGTTGTTCATGAGGTTCATGTTGTTCATGAGGTGCATGTTGTTCATGTGGTTCATGCGATTCAGGCTGTTCAGTTTTTCGCCACCCCTAGGAGCATGTAGATCCCCATTAGTCCATGTGTCACCGAATTTGCGTGTATTTATATTCCTATCactatcaaaaaaaaaattagaatttaCAAATTcattagtatatattttacctgAATTGTTCATACTAGTATTTATATTAGcattgttaatattataatttttgatatGATTGTCTCTCATTTTAAAGCAATTTTCTCCATAATTATTTGAAACTTCTACCTCATATAAATTGTTTATCTCACCTGTCCTATGTAAAGGGCCATCCATGTTGTTGGGGATAAAACCAAGGGAATCATTGAATTTTCTTGAAATGtagttatttttaaaattagaaaaaatattctgaTTTTGATGTAGGgaaatattattagtttGTGCTTTCCCGTTACAATGCATATTATTTgcattattcatattatttctgTAATTTATATCAAGGGTTTTTCCATTGCATAACAACTTTTCTGTGGAATTATATCCACCATAACAATTTGCACCTCTTAGACCTATTCTattatttaagaaatttgtatttccattttgttgATTGCTTATCTTTTTAGGGAGAGTGCCACtatatttgcatttttccCTGTCATCATTACTATTTCCACTGCTCCTGTCATTATTACCACCATTAATAACATTCGTACTGTTATGCTTCCATCTATCGCTAGTATTTCTTTTACTGTTAATGCATTTACCTCTAATTTTACTGCGAGCATGTGAAGTAGAATTAGCACTAGTATAGTTGCTCAAAGTATTTAAGGTTGTcgtatttctctttttacaactattattattttctttggAGTTACTTTTCTTAGTACAAATTTCTTTACCATTACTCCTCTTACTACAACTGTCCTTACCACAACTCTTTTTACTGGTAACTtctttattgttattgtccTTATGACTGTTCTGCCTATTAGCATCCCCCTTCATACAATTCTCCACACCGTTAGTCTTATTTCTAACTTTAGAGTTTCGAAATTCAAGAGCTAACTGTCTAGCTTTATAGAAACCATATTTACATACTGGGAAATGTTTTTGTATTTGTTTGTTATTCTCGTTTTTCCAGTAAGCAATCCATCTGATTTGATTGTGATCGAATGTTAGTCCTTGTATCTTTATCATTTGTTTTGCTAAAACAcgataatattttctttcatttaaaGGTATGcctgttctttttttctttttcctatAATTAGGGGAATTATAATCATCTGCATTTTTGCAGTTTTCGTAATTTGTTCCATTTATGCATTCTTTACTAAAATCTAAAACATCTTTATTTACTTCACCTGTTAAGGAATTCTTCTCACTATTCTTACGTTTTACACATTCTTCACTACCATTTTGGTATAATGCATAATTATTACTTAAGatgttaaaattatttgattGACTTGAACTCACTGCTTTTCTTGTATCATTTATGAAACTTCCTACTGAAGAATTATTCTTATCctcatttaataaaactgTATCTGAttgcataattatttttttgcggTCTATTTGGTCACTctcatttgtatatatataacgcACCTTATCATATAACAAAACACCtgaactgttcatatttttattcattttttcttttggaAAAAGGTTATTGTTACTTTCCTCATGTATGCTACTAATTTGATTATTTAACCTCCCACTATGAACATAATTGTTCTTATCTATAACATAACCGTTAACTGTGTTCTCCTTTGAGCCTTTTTTATCACAAATAGAATCTAACCTATTCTGGTTTATTGTATCTTTGTccgaaaattttatatttgcatCTATCCAGCTCTTTCTTGTCTCTTTGTTCtcatttatgcatttttcaCTTGCGCATTTTTTACTTACGCATTTTTTACTTAcgtattttttacatatgcaCTTTTCACTTAAGCCCTTCTCGTTTATGCTTTTTTCacttttcctcttttttggGCTAGTCAAAAGAGCATATTTTGGTGAAAAGCAACCATCCGTTGTAAGATTAATTAACTGTTCTCTTACCTCTTTAGCACATTCTGCTTCTCCTTTTTTCGACCTCTTCTTATCTTTATCAGTGACgtccttattttttagtaCTTTCATAATACCCATTTTTTTACCTTGCAACGTCTCACCATCCTCAGTTGCCGATCCGCGTGCTACTAGGATAGCATTTTGTAAGCTCCCTTTCCCTGTATCATTAATTCCTCTATTCTCATTACATATAAGAAGCCCCTCCTTAATCTTCATGCTATCCTGTGATAATAATGAGGTGCATTCTTCGAAATTAATGTGtgctaaattttttatttcattatttccaatattaattttgtgtATGGAAGACCCTACTTGTTCAGGTATTTCATTtgttcctttatttttaaccaTTTCCAACGactttacaatattttttaattcaaatgtagtcttattttcatttctgTTATCCCCTTTTGAATTCTCTAATTTGGAATATTCGGCCATCTCCGCATTTTGTACTTccaattcataaatattattaatgctAGTTTGCGAAGTTTTTGAAGCTAAAGAAATGTGATTTGCACATAAATTATTCGAATTGTACTCTTCGGTTGACTCACGTTCAACATTATCAGTAGTAGTGCCTTTCTGGGCTTTTCTTAACAGGTTAacgtttttttcattaaaatcgtttaacttatttttatttgtcttTTCATTAGCATCTTTTATTATAGTGCCATCAGAACATACGTAATTCCTGTTCATATATTCACTTTtcgtttttaaaattttatttgtatttttattctcaaaaaaattgaagtctgctatttttttttcttcacatATAacatcataattattttttctcaaaTATGTATTCTTTTTGATATAAGCACAACTATTCTCAAttgcttttatatttttcgaaTTTGTgttaatcatattttttctcttaaaaGACTTTTCATTAGTAAAGGGATAACTATCATTAGTACGTTTTTCCAAAATACGCTtgttaaattcatttttctcaAAATTACTATTATTCATTTCAGCATTTACATTTGTCCCATTACCTCTTGCACTTATAGTACTCTTACATAATGTGCCCATATGCCACTCACCCATCATCAAACTATTTATACCTTCTTGTACATtcaatatttccttttttgtcaTGTACGTAGTACTGTCATCAGTGTTGTAAGTGTTAAGGATTACCTCACTATTGTACCTATTTTCCATATCCCTCGAATTATTCTTTGTTTTATCATCAGAATTGTTAAAGATATTAATACCTTCATTAATGTTTacactactactattactacaATTATGCACGCTGCAATTTTTGACTTCACAATTATTTATTCGTTGTGTTCCCCCAAagttattttccttttctattATTTGATAGGATGATATATCTTTATAACTACAAGATGACTTCTTcgcattatcattattattagtcCATTTTTCATTGTATAACTTGTTCTTATTTGAGTTCATAGTTGGGTCAATATTATCTCCCCTAATGGTAGTACCAACTTCCGTCATTTCCTTTTGACTCTCTATTTTGCTGctcattataattttattatagcattttccttttaaattGTTACTCATTCtgctttctttttcttcactGTTCatgcaaatatttatatcgAGGAAATTTTCACTATTTCTATTGCCTATAAAAATTGCAGAATTATTGCTTGTATAATTTGTATCTCTATCAGTGCTGCTACCATTATTGCCGccactactactattactagTAATGGTGGTATCATTATTGCCACTACCACTATTGGTACTATGAACACCAACATGATTATTTTCTCCCTTTACTTTTCCCTCAAAAAAGAATTCATTATGCCGGATGTGACTGTCCTCACATTGTCCATTcttatcttcatttttattaacgtCCAGACAAGAGCTGTTGGAgcaattcattttatttctattaaaataatagtacacgtttttataattaattacatTGTTTGAACGGTGTGAAGTGGTGTTTTCTTTCATATGATGGTTCATTTCATTTAtgctaattttttcatttgaacCGTCGTTTTGATTGCTACTCCTATCACAGTTGATGCTGTTACTTAACATCTCTTTATTGTAAcatattgtttttaaattaaaattgctcatgtttatttctttctcttttaattttatattttgtttaataagATCACTTGGACTATCAAATTTAGAGGGATTACTGTTTATACCATTTTTATCAACAGGACAtggaaatattttcttttcgtattcctttatttccatattaatctttttaatagtatcatttaaattctttatatttccTCTTGATGTATTTGACACGAGTCATATACTACAATATGATGTGTCTTTAAACTAGTTatccttatattttatatatgcatgtacatgtgcatgcgtttgtttttacttcttttcattaaaaattactCTCATCACAATTCATTATTTCGTGTAATGACTAGGTGACCATGTATACACACGGGAAATCgcgcatgtatatgtactaaTGTGAATACGCctgaatatatacaaatatatatagggATACCCCTACATGAACATATGATGAAAGaaggaattttttaatttcgtAAAAGCGTTCCTACTTTAATTGAGCTCTaaacatatgtgcataaatatatacatgttcattatatacaaaaaagatAAGAGTGTAATGCAAGACGAGTAGAATTATTGCGTATGCTAagcagaaaaataaaatatgatatcacttaataaaatacagTAAAATAGCAAATAACATAGCGCAAGGAATGTGGAAACAAAGGGACATAAAGGTAAGGGAGAGAACAGAgtaaaagatgaaaaagcaagaaaacaaaaaaaggaataaatgaACGAGTGAACAAACGAGCGAACGAACGAGCGAACGAACGAGCGAACGAACGAGCGAACGAACGAGCGAACGAACGAGCGAACGAACGAGAGAACGAACGAGAGAACGAATTAAGGTGATTAATTAATTGAATATACTACAAACCGTGTTAACAATTAACTAGTAGAAGGCTAACTTTTCAGATAgaacaataaaaaacaaaaaaaaaaaaaaagaaaaggtgTACATACTTTTTTTGCGCGTAACAAATATGACAAATTCTAAGAATATATACGTGTAAAATCgtataattaataaactaAAATTTATAACCGCTTTAAtaagcagaaaaaaaaagagcatcTTAAATATAGTTGCCTAAATAGAAAGTAGAAAAATGCACTAAATTACACTACTATTAATGTaaggaaaaaagagaacATAAATTCTTCATGtgtaacaaaaaacaaatataataacaaatgtAGAGGTGCAAAAATTTTTAGTGCATTATGGTTATtaatacgtatatgtattcatACTCACATGTATTCATACTCACATGTATTCATACTCACATGTATTCATACTCACATGTATTCATACTTACATGTATTCATAAACGTACTTGTCTTTTAcgcctttttatttttgcaaaaaactAAATATTGAATAAACGCAAATACTACTGTCAAATCATAACATCTACTCAACAGGTctcttcatttattaatttctcCGTTTATTTCGTGC
This window harbors:
- a CDS encoding AP2 domain transcription factor AP2-SP2; protein product: MEIKEYEKKIFPCPVDKNGINSNPSKFDSPSDLIKQNIKLKEKEINMSNFNLKTICYNKEMLSNSINCDRSSNQNDGSNEKISINEMNHHMKENTTSHRSNNVINYKNVYYYFNRNKMNCSNSSCLDVNKNEDKNGQCEDSHIRHNEFFFEGKVKGENNHVGVHSTNSGSGNNDTTITSNSSSGGNNGSSTDRDTNYTSNNSAIFIGNRNSENFLDINICMNSEEKESRMSNNLKGKCYNKIIMSSKIESQKEMTEVGTTIRGDNIDPTMNSNKNKLYNEKWTNNNDNAKKSSCSYKDISSYQIIEKENNFGGTQRINNCEVKNCSVHNCSNSSSVNINEGINIFNNSDDKTKNNSRDMENRYNSEVILNTYNTDDSTTYMTKKEILNVQEGINSLMMGEWHMGTLCKSTISARGNGTNVNAEMNNSNFEKNEFNKRILEKRTNDSYPFTNEKSFKRKNMINTNSKNIKAIENSCAYIKKNTYLRKNNYDVICEEKKIADFNFFENKNTNKILKTKSEYMNRNYVCSDGTIIKDANEKTNKNKLNDFNEKNVNLLRKAQKGTTTDNVERESTEEYNSNNLCANHISLASKTSQTSINNIYELEVQNAEMAEYSKLENSKGDNRNENKTTFELKNIVKSLEMVKNKGTNEIPEQVGSSIHKINIGNNEIKNLAHINFEECTSLLSQDSMKIKEGLLICNENRGINDTGKGSLQNAILVARGSATEDGETLQGKKMGIMKVLKNKDVTDKDKKRSKKGEAECAKEVREQLINLTTDGCFSPKYALLTSPKKRKSEKSINEKGLSEKCICKKYVSKKCVSKKCASEKCINENKETRKSWIDANIKFSDKDTINQNRLDSICDKKGSKENTVNGYVIDKNNYVHSGRLNNQISSIHEESNNNLFPKEKMNKNMNSSGVLLYDKVRYIYTNESDQIDRKKIIMQSDTVLLNEDKNNSSVGSFINDTRKAVSSSQSNNFNILSNNYALYQNGSEECVKRKNSEKNSLTGEVNKDVLDFSKECINGTNYENCKNADDYNSPNYRKKKKRTGIPLNERKYYRVLAKQMIKIQGLTFDHNQIRWIAYWKNENNKQIQKHFPVCKYGFYKARQLALEFRNSKVRNKTNGVENCMKGDANRQNSHKDNNNKEVTSKKSCGKDSCSKRSNGKEICTKKSNSKENNNSCKKRNTTTLNTLSNYTSANSTSHARSKIRGKCINSKRNTSDRWKHNSTNVINGGNNDRSSGNSNDDREKCKYSGTLPKKISNQQNGNTNFLNNRIGLRGANCYGGYNSTEKLLCNGKTLDINYRNNMNNANNMHCNGKAQTNNISLHQNQNIFSNFKNNYISRKFNDSLGFIPNNMDGPLHRTGEINNLYEVEVSNNYGENCFKMRDNHIKNYNINNANINTSMNNSGKIYTNEFVNSNFFFDSDRNINTRKFGDTWTNGDLHAPRGGEKLNSLNRMNHMNNMHLMNNMNLMNNMNHMNNMDNMNHMNMNNMNMNNMNMNNMNMNNMNNMNHMNNMNHMNNMNHMNNMNNMNHMNNMNHMNNMNHMNNMNHMNNMNHMNNNINNKNEVYDVNFLMNGGKCQNNISDVGDTCNADYIGNSSSNDVPSGRSPHHGHYRRKTSNRNNLYSDKILNDNKNFSEVGPAYDEYSSRTFEGVEDEDISNKCNYVQHYSCSYVNNSNDRNIKSDINRMDIMEENRHEIDSIRGLYSSNLRSSFNGTNKYVDEYTRSYHVLEDRGINNNNNNYTNNSNSNYSSNINSCYSNNINSSYSNNINSCYSNNINSCYSNNINNNYSNSSSYLENGGNVAINKYIKDIVRIPNESLPNISDIKNNSQTTRMNCLEEDNIIGNNSSNNNGRTSNNNRSRSNNKGNRSNNKGNRSNNKRNRSNNNRNRSNNNRNRSNNSRSRSKKNNNTSNISNSIYSNNSNNSNKSNSPGKDNEFLSNENIELNVFKNDRSEKDSYALTRASTATHFSEHFNSLIKTNKNVYFENDQIKNYSNKDEFSTRERITNTDEESDHKLVHKSSTNMIRSQETSNKKEVNIGGKSRNIYQKMNDIASFEKDKKSAYCPQGKITAKSAILKTRCPYLEKAKNTMNYFFSSVKNKEEGTVVSNSICTNQNGKKWDNNISTTKGEYMNMNNNYAVPFDCNNIYYYKFLDNTPGGYSCSDEIKGCNITSKNRSLLTDIGTGISKTNTNNTKKKERKCEIYKDTDDRSSVVSGVMYNIEGIDDINYDLKNEASINKNKSPYRSTNKSLNKRTNKSMDKSTNQNKKKRKYLINTPQSNSDLKYSEGKKLAKVCVDEKMNNDIQNGKTTNSNCGNCSSNNDNNNSNTLDVLFLRKGDDPSNGSTGIQFSNNTCVKKLINKQKRVEKYSYKFKNFNKKNSNEDNNINYYNEVMKIPKMKGVHFDIRQKRWCAYGYKKKECFSVYRYGFLTARELAVRSRLKVQKRKNNLRLKKSKGEMNNNADNKKYKAPVKKYLRGERMPSTVNCENVSPICFSRSKGHTSNSNNNMNENNNNNNNNENNNNNNNSENNNNNNNSENNNNNNNSENNNNNNNSENNNNNNNSENNNNSKNKIVSLIYKNGGNVEGISTGDIAPYGNDKINNYIFTKNEYCKNFGIINTDLDEYHSRNTIDISLSKTSDINNGNSNLNNIYNSFNYVDSNNNTNSNVNYNYMKTSNEASALENTANIVNGKNSIYFNSLNCAYYPNNISGFDSTHNFNGEYNFSGFNSGRNINEEIVVSNVHNVYKVNRSKDKIRMNSKMNNQVNNTIGNQVPDVIGYQMSDATGYQSHNQMNKSHFNGAWDTGKNCGLPYPMEDEGKNAFINRNIFDKNVLKESFREQYLFDRSTSFYNFTRFNKLIKGNNLPSLNGKGIAANVRNREEHKGVNYNETTEGKHDYSLDLDDNTKQKKRKISRKNIIKSNVTLPKDSNITFSAKMNGNYLNKEAYINDIVNVHGKFVYDKNEVKNLNIVDSDKYTKENMLNNGRDQCMQMNCEWNLCLNYKRNDVSNKKDKSNYENVRSCMNIRSNSRNNLSFFLEKNNFLINYNNGGRGEWISGKCGELKMNNVRGVDDVHCVTNVENVNKSGQNSISTANNGKCLNRTNWGNKKQNEELDDTIDNIIVDSNIIGSSVVDSSIVDSSIVDSSIVDRSTIDISIKDNRSMSNKDKIYENNNLKHTEMYEKELVHHYVNTKKEEHSFQWMNSDFRCDSHKDNKNNTNNNCNDNNIDKNNNVDNSSNNANNNDIDNNDNNNSNNSNNSNNSNNSNNSNNNNNNNSNSNNSNNNNSNSNNSNNSNNNNNNNNNNSNNGNASNHMKGNHSGVIKGAHESKNLSNDFLVEDKYAKKKWIEEINPNYINNNFAHDHVDIFNVNTNNFFAKSKEEDCEKKQEDNEFSSFSNYEKRHLNLLDLTEKRLMERSFNPDEDKILHKICGDNITVGQISEDEGNKWSNSSVVNGSSNEQLLKITSLNVEQLSIFPQNVRSDSNDDNDDGNNTDGAYLNEHLSPHSTLHSSVDSINRKVCRDNRKNNSLNGTQKMHHKKTYVRSNNITDGNKFLRTMKYEERRKDSRRGVLGNPNFYLLDMEQVKCNEKKDYLNEKVSQTYDSLNIRCIDNADDVKQLIDGRRMNISDKIINNEQRTKDVSNFYGKASTMSTVNDDLWICYVDIDENNNSTLIRSNSLDKKESAQLKCSRKCENFKTDLLYKERINGDCKKGRGICTNDIQKNFLSQEPVDVPMYYDNYTNRENEFVSNNNLNIYNCEVMEQCINNLSDKNSYILNKNKRNSTFLIDNEALNNLKCKNGESYEPLNLFSDIYEDRNKYNEKKYNSPFILNKNYSTNNGNNYYEQNNSIIYGTPYIFGENTMDGRSNVCNLIKKQTKESFEIYTYKNPGRGQIDESFENKLNNHSNKYANTEKICHFKCPYKGQKRENCEGARRREYSEGEQKGENFEEEKKDKNFEGAKKGEYFEEAQNCSNNEEEKNDANINKKKYPVLSNTVLRCLTPRCNTNEVRGRYIMDDAKKNSVSEYMNYNLIANYKLYDKDNKQRNYITPTNDLKNCINDVYHGNEYFHKNYPEEEKWMLNGDIFLNNEYFEESNNSDIDTKEGKKENRTFLDEYADINKKERRQSKLNIYKNYNKKGAILKNVNTLKKFSNKFLQRLLEVDVLYDSNSNKKFLQNDELVDNYYLTIFKSINTNEFLHFNYNCNNNSNNFGEKGFFMESYFEYICLTLHDLNVNNSKDINKTINFRKLIYKYLIIDLFKNKNTLFFSSDVNKDLNFKGTTHDPSVNPLIRNKLRKNISLLKEVEKYHIDVINNIYDVKSIQLYIDVFVTCLLKNVTSSKLSYDEHDMLIKSLLLFYFDSK